A stretch of DNA from Vulpes lagopus strain Blue_001 chromosome 12, ASM1834538v1, whole genome shotgun sequence:
ACAGGCCAGGGTGCGCGGGCAGGAGGCGCTGGGACCCGAGGGCGTGTGCACCACCCgctcccaccctctgcccaccccgATGGGGTGTCCGTCCAGAGTCCCGGTGACCAGCCCGCTGGCCGTCCCCTTGCTGCAGGCAGCGGGAGGAGGCCGTTCCCCCGGGTTTCCACGGGAGCCACGCGAGGGCAAGCTGTGGGCGTGGGTGTGGGTGTGAGCCCACGTCCCCCCATGAGGAGCCGCCGGCGGGTTGCCCGGGCTGGTGGTGGGGATGGCGGGGGACAGCGGCGGgtctggggctgggggccaggccgCCTGCCGTTTGGGGGACTCTgctgcagcccgggtggctttgCCTTTCAGAGCCCGTGTACGTGCCCTTCCTCATCGTTGGCTCCATCTTCGTGGCCTTCATCATCCTGGGCTCCTTGGTGGCGGTCTACTGCTGCACCTGCCTGAGGCCCAAGGAGCCGTCCCAGCAGCCCATCCGCTTCTCGCTGCGCAGCTATCAGACGGAGGCCCTGCCCATGATCCTGCCCTCCGCCGGCCTGCGCGCGCCGTCCCGCCAGTCCAGCACGGCCACCAGCTCCAGCTCCACCGGGGGCTCCATCCGCAGGTTCTCCTTTGCCCGAGCGGAGCCCGGCTGCCTggtgccctccccgcccccaccctacACCACGGGCCACCCCATCCACCTGGCGCAGCCGTCGGGGTTCCTGGTGTCACCCCAGTACTTCGCTTACCCGCTCCAGCAGGAGCCCCCGCTGCCCGGGAAGAGCTGCCCGGACTTCAGTCCCAGCTGACCGGCTGCAGCCATTGGGCCTGCGGGTGGTGGGCCCGCCGTGGGCAGGTGCAGGGCGAGCCACCGCCGCGAGGACCTCCGGGGGCAGTGTCCCGGGACCTGGCCACGGCCCAGACGAACGTGCGAGGAGAACGCCGCACCCTCATAGCCTCCAGCTTCCCGGGCCCCGGTGCAGAATGGGGGGTGCCGCCGCCTCGGCTTTCACCCCCAGAACTGGTGGTGATGGCATTTCAGGCTGTGCTACTTTCATGCGACACGTGCAGCAGGTGGACTGCAAAGGTGCAGACTGGCTGAGGCGGCGTCGGGACAGGCTGGCTGCGCTGCCCAGAGGAGGCCGGGGCGTCCTTTGGTCCTTGTGAGTTGTTCAGTGGG
This window harbors:
- the SHISA3 gene encoding protein shisa-3 homolog, producing MRPLLALWLVLGALRRSPAAAQQAGEYCHGWVDAHGGDHDGFQCPEDFDTPDATICCGSCALRYCCAAADARLEQGGCTNDRGGRQPPGVTAQPVYVPFLIVGSIFVAFIILGSLVAVYCCTCLRPKEPSQQPIRFSLRSYQTEALPMILPSAGLRAPSRQSSTATSSSSTGGSIRRFSFARAEPGCLVPSPPPPYTTGHPIHLAQPSGFLVSPQYFAYPLQQEPPLPGKSCPDFSPS